The genomic stretch GCCTTTTTATTGACCGATTTTTTGCGGATACCACCCATGACTGATCAAACAAGCACCCTCTATGCCAAATTGCTTGGCGAGACGGCAATCATCGAGTGGAAAGCGTTGGAGCGTTTTTGGGCCAAGGGTGACCTGATTTGGGTCGACCCCAGCCTTGACCTGATCGCCGTTGCCGAGGCGATGGCCGAGAATCGCAGCGAGATCTTCGCCAAGTGGCGTAGTGATGGCACTGTTGGGCCGGTGTCGGCCGAGCAGGCATTGGACCTGCAAAGCCGCGACCCAGAGATCTGGGCGGTGGTGGTTTCACCGTTCATCGTGATTCAGGTGAAGTGCCAGGAAGAGGCGTGATCTTTTTTGGTGCGCAAAAGTACGCATCAGCTCCGTTTTGGTGCTTGAAAGTAATCAAGGCGGGTAGAGGGAAGTAACAATTCGGCGTGGCGGTAACAGTTTACGGGATGCGTAATGTGGCCGCCGTTCTGTCAGGCGCCAACGGGATCCTAGCCAGCCTGGGAAATGTTCGAATCAGTCAGGAGTTTATCAATGAGCACTGCACTACCTTCGCTTGGATTCGCCGGCATCGGCCTGATGGGCCTGCCCATGTGCCGCCGCCTGCTGGCAGCGGGTTATCCGCTCACGGTTTGGAACCGCAGCCCGGACAAGTGCGCCGCCCTGGTCGCTGCTGGCGCGCGCCTGGCCGGCAGCCCGGCCGAATTGTGCCGTGACAGCGACATGGTTCTACTCTGCCTGGCCGACACGGCGGTGGTGCGTGAAGTGGTGTTCGGCGAGCAAGGCATTGCCCAAGGCGGGCGCAGTGGCCAGTTGCTGATCGATTTCTCCAGCCTGGAACCCACCGCCACCCGTGAAATGGCTGCCGAACTGGCAGCACTGTGCGGCATGGCCTGGCTGGATGCACCGGTGTCTGGCGGTACGCCTGGTGCCGAAGCTGGCACGCTGGCGATCATGGTTGGCGGTGAAGCGGCCGACTTGCAGCGTGCACGCCCGGTACTGCAGGTGCTTGGTCAGCGCGTGACACATATGGGGGCGGTAGGCGCTGGCCAGGTGACCAAGGCTTGCAACCAGATGATCGTAGCGTGCAATGCCCTGGTAATTGCAGAGGTGGTGGCACTGGCCGAACAGTCGGGCGTGGACGCGACGCTGATCGCTGAAGCGCTGGCCGGTGGTTTTGCCGATTCCAAGCCATTGCAGATTCTTGCGCCGCAAATGGCAGAGAGCCGCTTCGAGCCAATCAAGTGGCACGTACGCACGCTGC from Pseudomonas putida encodes the following:
- a CDS encoding DUF2288 family protein, which codes for MTDQTSTLYAKLLGETAIIEWKALERFWAKGDLIWVDPSLDLIAVAEAMAENRSEIFAKWRSDGTVGPVSAEQALDLQSRDPEIWAVVVSPFIVIQVKCQEEA
- a CDS encoding NAD-binding protein, which produces MSTALPSLGFAGIGLMGLPMCRRLLAAGYPLTVWNRSPDKCAALVAAGARLAGSPAELCRDSDMVLLCLADTAVVREVVFGEQGIAQGGRSGQLLIDFSSLEPTATREMAAELAALCGMAWLDAPVSGGTPGAEAGTLAIMVGGEAADLQRARPVLQVLGQRVTHMGAVGAGQVTKACNQMIVACNALVIAEVVALAEQSGVDATLIAEALAGGFADSKPLQILAPQMAESRFEPIKWHVRTLLKDLDGAVKFSREQGSATPLSGLAAQLMRLHGSQGYLQKDPATLVELYRNKV